The DNA sequence CCGGTTGTCAAGGCCTGGAGCGAAGGCCGAAGGGGTATGACCCTTTGATTCCGCCAACCATAAACAACGGAGGATCATCGTCTTTTCAATAACGTGAATTTTGGTCTTGATTCATAGGGGTCATTACACCCCAGAAATCCGTTTTCTCGAACAGGCTCGCCGGACACAAACACTAGCAAATCGCTGGACAATCCATCTGCTACAAAAACCGGGAAGTTAGTTTGTTGCCAGCAAAAAGAATTTTGACGGTTGACGGGAACGAAAAAAGGCTTATAATCAATTTGAACATATGTATATTCTAATATGTTTATGATGAGATGAGAGGCTAGCATGCCCGTAAATCTCGACGACGCAAAACTGGAAGCAGTAGCAGCAGCCTTAAAATCGGTGGCCCATCCGGCAAGGCTGAAGATTCTCAACCTCCTTGCCGAAGAAGAGCAAAGCGTATCCGACTTATGCCGGAATTTGGACTTGCCTCAGCCCTATGTCTCACAACAATTAACCATTTTAAGAAACCACGGAATCATAGCGGCCAGAAGGGAAGGGCAGCAGGTATTTTACCGGGTTCTCAACCCCCACGTCCTGAAGATCATGGAGTGCGTACGGGCACAGGCGGCAACTGAGCCCGACATTCTTAAAAAGGAGGGAAATTTATGAACGGCAACAGCGAAAAGGTTTCTTGTACCTTCATCTGTAGCAGAGACACCCTTGACGGCGCTTACCCACCTCTGATTCTTGCAATCAACGCAAAAAGACTGGGCATGGATGCCACGATCTTTTTCACCTTTATGGGAATTAACGTAATTCGAAAGGGAAGGGCAGAGGTATGTAAGTTTTATCCTCCGGGGTTCCTGGGCGCGATTCCTGGAATGGCAACCTTTGCAACAAAGATGATGAAAAAGAAGATTGATGGAGCCAACATTCCAACCATTTCCGAACTCCTTGAAATAGCCCAGCTTGAAGGGGTAAAGCTCGTAGCATGTAAGATGACGGTGGATATGATGGAACTGAAAGAAGAAGATTTTATCGAAGGGGTGGAGATTCAAACAGCGGAAGATTACCTTAAACATGCAAGGGAGTGTCGTATCAACATGTTTATTTAATCGAGGTGTCAGGAAAGCCGATTCCAGAAGAGGGGAAATCATTTGGCTTGCCACGTTCGGATAATTGTGGCAGAAGAGGCGCGCTCCTTTCGCAAGGTGGAGAGCAGATTCAGTTCTGTAGGAGGTTTTGGTTGAGTTATGCGAAGTTTGCAGGCAGCAGTTGCACTGGCTCTTGGCTGTTTTATCTGCACGATGATGGTGGTCGATAGGGCTTATGGGGTTTCAAAAGCCTACCATCTTTACGAGCAGGCACAAACCGTTCCCTTTACCTTCAACAAAATCGCCCTGTACGATCAGGCCATAGCAATGGATTCGGAGTTCACCGAAGCCAGAAAGGCGCGCGCCTTTTTTCTCTTTTACCAGGGGAAATATCGGCAGGCGATTGACGATCTGAACATTTGCATTGAAAAAGGAAAAGCAACCGCCCAGGATCACTACCTGAGAGCGCGGGCCTATTTCGGCCTGGAAGACTACGGCAGAGCCGTCCGAGATTTCGACTTTGTGCTGAAACAGGATCCTTCGAACAGAGAGGCTTTACTGTACAGGGCCAGAACTTATTATATGCTCGGGGACTACGGAAAGGCTATGGAAGATCTCACCAAGATCTTTGCAGAGGGCGTACACGATTATCTGACCGGTAGGGCTTACAGGCTTGCGGGTTTTATAATGAACGAACAGGGTAGAACAGAGCTGGCCGAAGAATACTTCCAGAGGGCGAGTCAATTTGCTGACCCCTGGATCTGGGGAGCCTATTTGAGGGTTTACGATCCCGGTAAGATGAGTGTGCTGGGGATGATCGGGATAATCGTGGGGTGCCTGGCTCTGAT is a window from the Thermodesulforhabdus norvegica genome containing:
- a CDS encoding ArsR/SmtB family transcription factor, with protein sequence MPVNLDDAKLEAVAAALKSVAHPARLKILNLLAEEEQSVSDLCRNLDLPQPYVSQQLTILRNHGIIAARREGQQVFYRVLNPHVLKIMECVRAQAATEPDILKKEGNL
- a CDS encoding DsrE/DsrF/DrsH-like family protein; translation: MNGNSEKVSCTFICSRDTLDGAYPPLILAINAKRLGMDATIFFTFMGINVIRKGRAEVCKFYPPGFLGAIPGMATFATKMMKKKIDGANIPTISELLEIAQLEGVKLVACKMTVDMMELKEEDFIEGVEIQTAEDYLKHARECRINMFI
- a CDS encoding tetratricopeptide repeat protein, whose translation is MRSLQAAVALALGCFICTMMVVDRAYGVSKAYHLYEQAQTVPFTFNKIALYDQAIAMDSEFTEARKARAFFLFYQGKYRQAIDDLNICIEKGKATAQDHYLRARAYFGLEDYGRAVRDFDFVLKQDPSNREALLYRARTYYMLGDYGKAMEDLTKIFAEGVHDYLTGRAYRLAGFIMNEQGRTELAEEYFQRASQFADPWIWGAYLRVYDPGKMSVLGMIGIIVGCLALIFRLELPPPRKKKRD